A single Diceros bicornis minor isolate mBicDic1 chromosome 7, mDicBic1.mat.cur, whole genome shotgun sequence DNA region contains:
- the LOC131407848 gene encoding olfactory receptor 8D1 — protein MVTGNHSTATKFVLVGLTQQPELQRPLFLLFLGIYVVTVVGTLGLILLIAVSSLLHTPMYYFLSSLSFIDLCYSSVITPKMLVNFLGEKNMILYSECMVQLFFFVVFVVAEGYLPTVMAYDRYIAICSLLLYNVIMSSPVCSLLVLVAFILGFLSALVHTNAMMKLSFCKSHIINRYFCDVLPLLNLSCSNTHLNELLLFIIAGFNTLVPTLAVFISYAFIFYSILHIRSSEGRSKAFGTCSSHLMAMGNFFGSITFMYFKSPSSNSLEQEKVSSVFYTTVIPMLNPLTYSLRNKDVKNALRKVLVRK, from the coding sequence ATGGTCACAGGAAATCATTCCACAGCAACCAAGTTTGTCTTAGTGGGTTTAACTCAGCAGCCAGAGCTCCAGCGACCTCTCTTCCTCCTGTTCCTGGGAATCTATGTGGTGACAGTGGTGGGGACCTTGGGCTTGATTCTCCTGATTGCAGTCAGCTCTCTGCTGCACACTCCCATGTACTATTTCCTCAGCAGCTTGTCCTTCATTGATCTCTGCTACTCCTCTGTTATTACCCCCAAAATGCTGGTGAACTTCCTAGGGGAGAAGAATATGATCCTTTATTCTGAGTGCATGGTACAGCTCTTTTTCTTTGTGGTCTTTGTGGTGGCTGAGGGTTACCTCCCGACTGTGATGGCATATGATCGCTACATTGCTATCTGTAGCCTACTGCTTTATAATGTGATCATGTCCTCTCCGGTCTGCTCACTGCTTGTGCTGGTTGCCTTCATCCTGGGCTTCCTCTCTGCCCTGGTCCACACGAACGCCATGATGAAACTGTCcttttgcaaatcccacatcatCAACCGTTACTTCTGTGATGTCCTTCCTCTCCTCAACCTCTCCTGCTCCAATACACACCTCAATGAGCTTCTGCTTTTTATCATTGCAGGATTTAATACCTTGGTGCCCACCCTAGCTGTCTTCATTTCCTATGCTTTCATCTTCTACAGCATCCTTCACATCCGATCCTCCGAGGGCCGGTCCAAAGCTTTTGGAACTTGCAGCTCTCATCTCATGGCTATGGGGAACTTCTTTGGGTCTATCACATTTATGTATTTCAAGTCCCCTTCCAGTAACTCCCTGGAACAGGAGAAGGTGTCCTCAGTGTTTTACACAACTGTAATTCCTATGCTGAACCCTTTAACATACAGTCTGAGGAACAAAGATGTGAAGAACGCATTGAGGaaggttttggtgaggaaatgA